Proteins co-encoded in one Lichenicola cladoniae genomic window:
- a CDS encoding AbrB/MazE/SpoVT family DNA-binding domain-containing protein, whose translation MITSRLTSKAQTTILQPVRVALHLHEGDEIANVIEARRVVLTDDSLSTFLEWDSSADVEAYAAL comes from the coding sequence ATGATTACCAGCCGGCTGACCAGCAAGGCGCAAACGACCATTCTGCAGCCAGTGCGGGTGGCCCTGCATCTGCATGAAGGCGACGAGATCGCGAACGTCATCGAGGCCAGGCGTGTAGTGCTAACCGACGACTCGCTCAGCACCTTCCTCGAGTGGGACAGCTCCGCTGATGTCGAGGCCTATGCTGCTCTGTGA
- a CDS encoding PRC-barrel domain-containing protein, translated as MASIDNPSETGGRIIAASKVSGTSVYSEAGEKLGNVYDVMLNKVSGKAEYAILSFGGFLGIGDKYHPLPWNQLKYDPRQGGYVINLSRDRLEGAPAYAANEMSVWDDLRGHDIDDYYGHGAGLAS; from the coding sequence ATGGCTAGCATAGACAATCCAAGCGAGACCGGTGGCCGTATCATCGCCGCCAGCAAAGTAAGCGGTACAAGCGTCTACAGCGAGGCCGGCGAGAAGTTAGGCAACGTGTACGATGTCATGCTTAACAAGGTGTCTGGAAAAGCAGAGTATGCCATCCTGAGCTTTGGCGGCTTTCTCGGAATCGGTGATAAATATCACCCGCTGCCTTGGAATCAGCTGAAATATGACCCTCGCCAAGGCGGCTATGTGATCAACCTCAGCCGGGACCGACTTGAAGGTGCACCGGCTTACGCAGCCAATGAGATGAGTGTGTGGGATGATCTCCGCGGCCATGACATCGATGATTATTATGGGCACGGAGCCGGTCTCGCTTCCTAA